TATGTAGAAGAGCTACTTGTTTCGTTTCATTCCCGTGTTCTCCTGTCCTGCCCTCGTGCTCTGTCCCTCTCTCGATGAAGAAGATTGCAGAGCCAGGCACACCTctcaccgtcgccgccgccgccgccgccttcctcctcctcgcctccATCGCATCCCCGCCCCGCGCGGCGGTCAACGCCCTCggctcctcctccaccaccgccgTCGTCTCCGGCACGTCCACCTTCTGCGGCATCCTCGCCGGCGAGCCCACCCAGAGGATCGAGTGCTACCAGAACAACCGCCTCGTTTCCGTCGAGCCCAACACCTCCTTCGAGGCCATCTCCGGCGGCTCCACCTTCTTCTGCGGCCTCCTCTCCGGCGGCTCAGCCGTCCTCTGCTGGGACACGACCGCCGGGGGCTTCCCGCCGAAGCGTATCTACTACAGCGCGACCGTCAAGCTGACGGATCTGACAGTGGGCGACGATCATGTTTGCGCATTGGAGGTCAACACGAGCATCGCCAGGTGCTGGAGAGGAGAGAAAACGGGTCGAAGTTTCCGTCGCCACCGGAGGCGTGGCAGTTCCGTGCAATCACCTCCGGGAGTGGCTACGCGTGCGGGATTCTGAAGAACAAAAGCAGGGTCGTGTGCTGGGGGAAAAATGCAGCTGCAGCGGAGATTCAGGGGCAATTCGGCGATCTGACAATGTCGACGCTGGTCGCCGGAGCTTCGCACGCCTGCGGATTGGCGTCGAACGGGACTCTAGTATGCAAGGGGAACAACGACTATGGACAGTTGGTCGTCCCTTTCAACTCGGCTTTCGAGTTCTCCGGCATCGGCGGGGGCGAATTTTAGCTGCGCGGTCCGGCAAACCAACGGCCTCGTCATATGTTGGGGAGGAGAGACCAACAGATTTGAGTATGATAGCGATTTGGTGGAGGGCGTGTCGTTCGAGACAATTGTGGCAGGATCAAATGTAATTTGCGGGCTGATCACCTGGAACTTGACCATGACATGTTGGGGACCAGGTTGGTCCAACAATCTTGGAAGTGATCTTCCTCTAGGAATGATCATTCCTGGCCCGTGTGTGAAGACTCAGTGCAGCATGTGCGGTACGTATCCGAATTCCGATACATTGTGTCACGGGTCCGGAACCATTTGCAGATCTTGTCAAGTCGAGCTTCCTATTGCACTGCCGCTTTCGCCAAGCGAATCGCCGCCTTCCCAAAATCTGCAGCCGTCTTCTCGTCCTGGAAGACCCCTGAACCGGCTATCTCTGGCATTCGTGATCGTTGGGTCAGTAGGGGTTCTTGTGGGAGCCTGCACGGTTATCTACTGCTTGTGGGCTGGAGTTTGTGGTCGCTTTGGCAAGAAGATGAACGATTCTGCGCAAGTGCAACAAGAAGTTGCCGAGGCTTCTAATGTCGATCCTAGTGCCCAACACCCAAGATCGGTTACCTTCAAGGGCCAGAGCTCCGGTTCTTTGAACTGCGACATAGTTGGATCATGTCCATCGAAGCGAATAGACAAGACCGAAGTTTTTTCCCTTTCAGAACTTGTGGCTGCCACGAGCAGCTTCTCACCAGAAAACAAGATTGGCAGCGGCAGCTTTGGCGAGGTCTATTTTGGGAAACTCACAGATGGTCGCCTAGTGGCGATCAAGAGGGGCAAAACTAatatgaggaggaagaaggtcCAGGAGAAAGAAAGCGCATTCGGCTCGGAACTAGCGGTCCTGTCGCGCTTGAACCACAAGCA
The nucleotide sequence above comes from Eucalyptus grandis isolate ANBG69807.140 chromosome 2, ASM1654582v1, whole genome shotgun sequence. Encoded proteins:
- the LOC104432643 gene encoding putative serine/threonine-protein kinase-like protein CCR3; protein product: MTCWGPGWSNNLGSDLPLGMIIPGPCVKTQCSMCGTYPNSDTLCHGSGTICRSCQVELPIALPLSPSESPPSQNLQPSSRPGRPLNRLSLAFVIVGSVGVLVGACTVIYCLWAGVCGRFGKKMNDSAQVQQEVAEASNVDPSAQHPRSVTFKGQSSGSLNCDIVGSCPSKRIDKTEVFSLSELVAATSSFSPENKIGSGSFGEVYFGKLTDGRLVAIKRGKTNMRRKKVQEKESAFGSELAVLSRLNHKHLVGLVGFCQDEDERLLVYDYMSNGSLHDHLHNTEAIGATSKILSSWKSRIKVALDAARGIEYLHNYAVPPIIHRDIKSSNILLDSNWTARVSDFGLSLIGPETDQEYVSSKAVGTLGYIDPEYYVMNVLTTKSDVYGLGVVLLELLTGKRSVFRIEDELAPIGLVEYVGPRVLAGELTTLLDRRAEPPTTNEARAVELVAHTAVRCVNLERKERPNMAEVIADLERAYSLCEESHSIFTNPTFSFLRNE